The DNA segment GAAGCTGCCTCCCAAGTGCACTGCCACAGCTGGGACCTGCTCAGCACCGTGCTGTACGGCCGGCTCGGCAACCGGCGCGTGGACGTGGACGACATGACAGACGCGCCCACACACCGGGTCTTCGAGGTGTTCAGCGATCCCTCGGGGGTGGACGAACTCCGGCCCACCGCACGGCTGGTGCGCCTGCGGCCCGGCGCCGAGCAGACCAGCGGGCGCGGCCAGACCTACGCCCTCGCCGCGGGCCGGTTCCACACCACCGTGGTGCCGGACGACCGTCCCACCGCCACCCTGGTGCTGGGCCGGGCCCTGCCCGGCCGGGTGGACCTCTCCCTGGGCCCCCCGACGGCCCCCGGACACCGCATGGTCCGCCGGGCCTGCGACGCGACCGAGACCGCCCGGATCGCTCGGGCCGCCCTCAGGAGGATCCATGAGCCCGAACCCTGAACCCGAGCCCCCCTCGGCCGGCTTCGCCTCCGAGCACCGTACGGCGGTGGCCGCCGCGGAGGAGGCCGGGGCGCTCCTGCGGTCCCGCTTCCCCGACGGCTTCACCGCCCGGCCCAAGGGCGAACGGGGCGATGTGGTCACCGACCTGGACCTGGCGGCCGAGCGGATCGTCGTCGACCGCATCCGGCGGCACTTCCCGCACGACCGCATCCTCGCCGAGGAGTCCGGCGAGCTCGACGGCGGCGGCGACGGCGACCGCACCTGGCTGGTGGATCCGCTCGACGGCAGCAACAACGTGGTGATCGGCCTGCCGGTCTACGTCGTCGGCATCGCCCTGTGCGTGGACGGCGCCCCGATGCTGGGCGTGGTGCACGACCCGACGACCACCCGCACCTGGTCGGCCCTGCGCGGCGGCGGAGCGCACGGCCCCGACGGCCGCCTCGGCCCGCCCGCCGGGCAGCCGCTTTCCGCCGCCGGACCCCTGCTGGCCTGGACCCAGGGGCACGCCGTCGCGCGCGACGACCCCACGTGCCGCGCCCTCAAGCACACCCTGGAGCTGCACTCCCGGCGGCTGCTCCAGCTCTGGGCCCCGCTGGTCGCCTGGGCCATGCTCGCCCGCGGCGAGATCGACGGCTTCGTCGGCTACCGTCCCGAGGCGATCGACCTCCCCGCCGGTGCCCTCCTCGCCCGCGAGGCCGGCGCCGCCCTGCGGCACCTGGACGGCACCGAGTTCGACGGCGGCTTCGGCGGCCCGGACACCGGGCGCTCCTTCGTCGCCGGACGCCCGGAGGCACTGCCGCACCTCCTCGACCTGGTCGCCAGGTCCGGGGTCGGCCCGTACCCGCCCGGCACCGCCGGACATCCGCACGGCGGCCACCGGCCCGACAGGTCCCGCGGGGCCGGGCCCTTGGGCGGAGACCTGCCGCCGAGGCCCTTCCCGTGAAGCGGAGCCGCCCGGCTCCCTCACGAGGAGGGACCCGGGCGCGGGGCGCCGGGCGCGAGGGGCGCGGAATCAGCGGGCATCCGAAGCGGCCCGGGACCCGGCCTGCGCGGCCCAGGCGTTCGACGGGGCCTTCGACGGGGCCTTCGTCAGCGTGCGGCAGGCCCCTGGGCGGCCCTACCGGGTCAGCACCAGTGCTCCCACCGACGCCGCCACCGCGCACACGGCCAGCACCGCTCCGGTGCCCATCAGCCGTGCCACCGGCACCCGGACCCCGTACGCGTGGCACCGCTCGTACCAGAGCAGCGTCGCCAGGGAGGCCCACGGGGTGATCACCGGACCGGCGTTGGTGCCGATCAGCAGGGCGAGGAGCTGGTCGTGGTTGGCGACGGGGACGGCCGCCTCGCCGGCGAGGTAGACAGGGAGGTTGTTGAGGACGTTGGAGAGGCCGCCGCCGACGGCGGCCGCGCGGAAGAGGCCGAGGGTGCCGCCGTCGTCGCCGATCGCCGACGCGAGCAGATCGTGCAGGCCGTGGGCGTTCACCGCCTCCACCACGAGGAACATGCCGGGGACCATCACCAGCAGCCGCCAGGGGATGAGGGAGAGGCGAAGGGCGGCCCGGTCGCGGAACACGAAGGCGGCCACGACGACGGCCGCGGCCGTCGCGGAGGCCATCCACAGGGGTACGTCGGCCACCAGGATCGCGAGCAGGAAGCCGGCGCAGGCGAGCGCGCAGGCACGGAAGAGCACCGGATCGGCGGCCCGGTGCGCCTCGGGGGGCGTGTAGCGCCCGGCGTTGTTCGCGCCCCCGTCGGCGGTGCGGGGACCGTCGGCGGTGCGGGCCGCGCCGGGGCCCGGGGCCGGTACGGCGACCGCCCCGGACCGGTCCGCGGCCGGGATGTCCGGCGCATCCGGAGCCCCGCGCCTGCCCTCGCGCCAGAAGAACAGCCACAAACAAGCCATCGTCACCACGATCGCCGCCAGTTGCGGTGCCCACATGCGGCCCGCCAGCCCCACGGGTGACAGCGCCACCCGGTTCGCGGCCAGCAGGTTCGTGAGATTGGAGACGGGCAGCAGCAGGCTCGCGGTGTTGGCCAGCCATACCGTGGTCATCGCCAGCGGCACCGGCGCGATGCCCACCCGCGAGGCGAGCGCCAGCATCACCGGGGTCAGCAGGACGGCGGTGGTGTCCAGGTTCAGGGCGATGGTGGTGACGGAGGCGAAGGCCACGCAGAGCAGGAAGAGCAGGGGATAGCTGCCCCGCCCCACCCGGGCCACGCGCACCGCCAGCACGTCGAACACCTCGGCCCTGCTGGTCAGTTCGGCCAGCACGATGACCGTGCCCAGGAACGCCAGCAGCGGGGCGATCCGGATCATCGCGTCGGAGGCCTGCCCGGTGGGCAGCAGACCGGTCGCCACGCACAGCAGGCCGATCGCCAGCAGACCGATCGCCACCCGGTCGAGCACATGCAGACGGAGGAAGAAACGCACGGTTGGAAGGGTCGCACACGCGTGCTGTTCTGTGCCCGGGCCACTCTCGAACGCCTGGAAACGGCCGGTATCGTCCTCTCTTCTCACGGCATCATGGAACCATGGTGGCTCGACAGATCATCCCGGGGGACACCGGGCCATTGGACTTCTTCATCAGCTATTCGCCCGCCGACGAACGCTGGGCGTCGTGGATAGCGTGGACGCTGGAGGAGGCCGGATACCGCACGGTCCTGCAAGCCTGGGACTTCGTGCCGGGGACGAACTTCGTCGACTTCATGGACCGCGGCGTCAGCGAGTCCGCCGCCGTCATCGCCGTACTCTCCCGGAACTACGAGCGTTCCCGGTACGGCCGTATGGAGTGGCAGGCGGCCCTGCGCGCCGACCCGGACGCCCCGGAGCGCCGGCTGCTCACCGTGCGGGTCGAGGACATCCCGGTGGAGGGCCTGCTGGCCACCATCACCTATGTCGACCTGGTCCCGGTCACCGACCCCGCCGCCGCCCGTGAGCTGCTGCTCACCCGTGTCCGGCAGGCCGTCGACGGCCGGGCCAGGCCCGCGCTGCGTCCCGGCTACCCCGGCGGCGGAGGACCCGCGGCCGCGCCGAACGCGCCCTCCGTGCCCTCCGTGCCCACCCTGCCCTCCGTGCCGTCCCCCGGACGACCGCTCGGCCGGCCCGGCTGGGCCGGGCGGCGCAGACCCGCGGCCTCGCCCTCGTACCCGAAGGCCACCGGTCAGAGTGACCGGGAGCGTGCCGCCGTCACCGTGCTCCACCTCGCCGGGCCCGCCTTCGGGCGCGGGCAGGAACCCGCCGAGTTGCAGGCGGCGATCTGGGGCGACCTGGTCGAGCTCACCGACGCCGGCGCGCCCGCGCCCGACCTGCTGGTGGTCACCGGCGACCTCACCGCGAGCGGCAGCCGGCGGGAGTTCGAGCAGGCTTTGTCCTTCCTCACCGGACTGCGCGCGCTGCTCGGCCTCGAACCGCACCGGGTCGCCCTCGTCCCCGGCGGCCAGGACGTCAACCAGGCAGCCTGCCAGGCCTACTTCAGCACCTGCGAGGCCGACGAGATGCCGCCCCGGCCGCCCTACTGGCCCAAGTGGCGGCATTTCGCGGGGCTGTTCCAGGAGCTGTACCAGGGCCTCGACGTGGTCTTCGACAGCGATCAGCCGTGGACCCTCTTCCCCGTGCCCGAACTGCGCACCGTGATCGCCGGGTTGAACTCCTCGATGGCGTACAGCCACCGCCGCGACGACCAGTACGGCCTGGTCGGACCCGAGCAGGCCGCCTGGTTCGCGCAGGCGCTGCGCCCGCACGAGGCCGAGGGCTGGCTGCGCGTCGGCGTGCTGCGTCACGCGCCCGGCACCGCCGGGCCGGCGGGCGCGCGCCGCGCCGCCACCTCCCCGGACGGCGCCGGGCCGCTGCGCGACACCGACGTGCTCACCCGGCTGACCGCGCCGCGGCTGCACCTGCTGCTGCACGGTCCCACCGGGCCCGGCGCGCCGCCCGCCCTGACCACCGCCGCCGGCGAGGTGCCGGTGATCGGCGCCCCGGGGCCCGGCCGGCACCAGTTGCTCCGGATCAGCCGTGACGGCCTCACCGCCTGGCAGGGCCCCGGAGAGCCGCAGCGCCGTCCGGTGCGGTGGCGGCGGGCCGAGCGGGCCTTCGGGGCGGAGGACACCGAAGGGCCGGACGGCACCGCCCCCGGGGGTGAGGCGGACGGGCCGCCGCGGCCCGAGCCCGAGCCGCGCGCCGTACAGACGCCGGCCGAGGTGCTGCTCGCCCGGGTCGCCGAGGTCTGCCGCACCCGTCACGAAGGCGCCCAGATCCGCAAGGTCGAGGGGCCCGTGCCCCAACTCCTCGTCACCTGGAGCCAGTCCGGGTTCGTCCGGCAGCAGCGGGTCGCCGTCCACACCGGCACGCCCAGCGCACCGGACATCGACCGCTTCGTGGCCCTCGTCCACGCCGCCGACTCCGAGACCGAGGCCGAGCTCGTCCACGACGGGCCGCCGCCCGCCCGCGAACTGCGCGACGGGGCCCGCCGCAGAGGGGTCCGGGTGCGCAGCTTCACCGAGTTCCAGGGCCTGCTGGACCTGCGCGGATACGTCGACGGGCAGAGCGAGCGGCTGCGCACCGACCCCCGCTACCCCCCGGGCATGTACCTGCCGCAGCGGTACCGCGAAGTGGAGCGCCTCGACGCCGAGGACCGCGACGGACTGGTCGACGAGATGCTGCGCCTCCTCGACTCCGACCAGGGCCGTTTCCTGCTGCTCCTCGGCGACTTCGGGCACGGCAAGACCTTCGCGCTGCGCGAGCTGGCCCGCCGCATCCCCGGCGAACTCCCGCACCTCGTCCCGCTGCTGGTGGAACTCAGCTCCCTGGACCGGGCCTACTCCTTCGAGGGTCTCGTCGCCGCCCACCTCGCCGCCCACGGAGTCGACAACATCGACCTGCGCGCCTTCCGCTACATGCTCCAGCAGGGCCGGATCGTGCTCCTCTTCGACGGCTTCGACGAACTCGTCACCCAGGTCACGTACGACCGCGCCGCCGAACGCCTCCAGGTGCTGCTGGACTCCGCCGTCGACAGCGCCAAGATCGTGGTCAGCAGCCGCACCCAGCACTTCCGCTCCCAGGGGCAGGTGCTGACCGCGCTCGGCGAACGCGTCGGCCTGCTCCCGCACCGGCGGGTGCTCGCCGTGCAGGAGTTCACCCAGCGGCAGATCCACGCCTACCTGGTCAACCGGTACGACGGCGACGAGCCGGCCGCCGACCGCCGGCTGCGGCTCCTCGACGCCATCCCCGACCTGCTCGCCCTGTGCCGCAACCCCCGGCTGCTCGGCTTCGTCGCCGACCTCGACGACGACCAGCTGCGCGCGGTCGCCGGAGCGGGCCGCGCGCTCAGCCCCGCCGGTCTCTACCAGGAGGTGCTCACCGCCTGGCTGGGCTTCGAGGAGCAGCGCGCCGGCGGTGGCCCCGGCCGGGCCCCCGGGCTCAGCCTGGACCAGCTGTGGCACGCGGTCACCGCGCTCGCCCTGCGGCTGTGGGAGAGCGGACAGGAGTCGCTGCGCCTCGACGAGCTGACCGATGTCGCCGAGACCCTGACCGGGCTCGCCGGCACCCGGCTGTCGGTGCCGCAGACCGCGCACGCCATCGGGTCCGGCAGCCTGCTGGTGCGCAGCGACGAGGGGCTGTTCCGGTTCATCCACGGCTCGGTGGTGGAGTGGCTGGTCGCCCGCGAGTGCGCGGTGCGGCTCACCGCCGGGGACGACTCGCTGCTGACCCGGCGCCAACTCGGCCAGCTGGCCGTGGAGTTCCTGTGCGACCTCGCCGACCACCGGGTCTGCCAGGCGTGGGCCGCAGCGCGGCTCGGCGGCTCCGGCGACGAGGCGGAGGCGCCCGCCGGGGGCGAGGAGGTGGGCCGGGTCAACGCCGTGAAGCTCCTCACCCGGCTACGCGTGCCCGCCCACACCGATCTGCGCGGCGCCGCCCTGGCCGGCGAGGACCTGTCCCACCGCGACTTCTCCGGGGTCGACCTCACCCGCGCCGACCTGACCGACGCCCGCCTCGTCGGCGCCAACCTCTCCGGAGCCGTCCTGCGGCACGCCCGGCTCACCGGCGCCCGGCTGGACGGCGCGGATCTGACCGGCGCCGACCTGCGCGGCGCCGACCTGCGGCGGGCCCGGCTGATCCGCACCGACCTGACCGGCGCCCGGGTCGAGGGCGGCCGGTGGCGGCGGGCGGCCCTGATCTCGGCGACCACCGGGCCGGCGGGGGAGAGCCCGGAACTGGCCGTCGCCGCCACCGCCCCGGGCATGGCCGTCGACGCCGGCTTCAGGCCCTCCGCGGTCGGTGTGCCGTACGGCTTCGACATGCGCACCAGCCGGCTGCCCGAGCCCATCTCCTACAGCCCCGACGGCGAACTGCTCGCCGTGGGCAGCGAGGACGGCGGCGTGCTGGTCTGCGACGCCGACACCGGCGTCGCCCTGCGCACCCTGGAGGGCCACACCGGCCGCGTCTACGCGGTGAAGTTCCGCGAACGGGTGCTCGCCACCGGCAGCGCCGACGGCACCGTACGGCTGTGGGACCCGGTCTCCGGGCGCTGCCGGCACCGGCTGGACATCCATCCGCGCGGGGTCTGGCCGGTCGCCCTCGACGACGACGGACAGCTGCTGGTCACCGGCGACGCCGACGGGGTGGTCACCGTCTGGGACCCCGCCACCGGCCGGCGGCTGCACCGGCTGCCCGGACACACCGCGCCCGTCTACACGGTGGCGTTCGGACCCGGCAACCGCGTCCTCGTCACCGGGGACGCCACCACCGCCGTACGCCTGTGGGACCTCACCACCGGCCGGCGGACCGGTGAACTCCCCGGCCACCGCGGCGCCGTGTACCGGGCGCGGTTCAGCCCGGACGGCACCCTGCTGGCCACCGGCGACCGGGGCGACGGCCGGCAGGGCGGCACCGTCCGCGTGTGGGACGTCGCCACCCGCACCCTCCGGCACGAGTTCACCGGCCACTCCGGGCGCGTCTACACCCTGGACTTCCACCCCGGCGGCCGGTACCTGGTCAGCGGCGACACCGACGGCGAGGTGCGGCTGTGGGACCTGGACACCGGGACGAGCGCCGGGCTGCTCGGCGGCTGCCGCGGCGCCGTCTACCAGGTGCTCTTCGACCCCGACGGGACACTGCTGGCCGCCGGGGACAGCGCCGGCGTGGTCCGGCTGTGGCGGATCGACCAGCGGGGCGACCCGGTCGCGGTGCCGATCGGCCGGCAGCCCGCCGAGCACCGCGGCTCGGTCTGGGTGTGCAAGTTCCGGCCGCACGGCGGGGCACCCGCCCCGGGCACCGGCCCGCTGCTGGTGACCGGCGGCAACGACGGCGTCGTACGGCTCTGGGACTCGTCCACCGGTCAGGGCAGGCGGATCCTGCGCGGGCACGGACGCCGCATCGGCACGCTCTCCTTCAGCGCCGACGGCTCGATGCTGGCGGCGGGCGGCAACGACGGCGTGGTGCGCGTATGGCACTCCGCCTCCGGCCGGCGCCTGCGTGAACTCACCGGCCAGAGCGACCGCCTGGTCTCCGCCGCGTTCGGCCCCGCCGGACCCCTGCTGGCCACCGCGAGCAGCGACGGCGACATCTACCTCTGGAACGCGGCCACCGGCGAGTACCAGCGCGAACTGGACGCCGAGACGGACCACGTGTGGGCCGAGGCGTTCAGCGCCGACGGCGAACTGCTCGCCACCGCCAACGACGACGACACGGTACGGCTCTGGTACCGGGGCACCGGCGCGCACGTCGCCACCGTCACCGAGCACTACGGCCGTGTCCGCGCGATCGCCTTCCGCTCCGACGACGCGGTCCTCGCCACCGGCTGCGACGACCGCAGGGTGCGGATCTGGGACGTGGCCGCCCGCCGGATCACCGCCGTGCTCGACGGCCACACCGACCGCGTGTACGCCGTGGCCTTCGCGCCCGACGGCTCCTGGCTGGCCAGCGCCTCCTGGGACGGCGACGCGGTCATCTGGCGCGACGGCGCGGTCGCCCACCGGCTGACCGGGCACACCGGCAAGGTGTGGACCGCCGCCGCGCACCCGATCCGTCCCCTGCTGGCGACGGCGGGCGACGACCGCACCGTCCGCCTGTGGAATCCGCGCACCGGCCAGGAGACCGCCGCTCTCACCGGTCATACCGGCCGCGTCCTCGCCGTCGTCTTCAGCCCCGACGGCTCGCTCCTCGCCAGCGGCGGCGAGGACGGCACCGTCCGGCTCTGGGACGTACCCGCCGACGCCCCGCCCACCCTCCGCGCCACCCTGGTCGGCCTGCCCGGCGGCTGGGCCGCGCTGTCGCCTTCGGGCGGCTACAAGTACGAGGGCGACGTCACCGGCGAGTTCTGGCACGCGGTGGGGATGTGCCGTTTCGAGCCGGGCGAACTCGACGGACACCTGCCGGGGTTGAGGCAGGTGCCGCTGGACGAGGCGTTGGGGTGAAGGGGAGGAGGGGGCCGGCGGAGCCGCGGTGAAGGGGAGACCGGAAAGGGTTTTGAACGCGTTCAATTGAAGGCGTACGCTCGTGCCATGAGCGAAAGAGCCGCCCTGCTCAAGGGCATTCGCGTCTGGCTGGTCCTCTTCGTCGCGTGTCTCGCGCTCAGCGGTGCCACCGCCTTCCCGCTCGTCCATGAACTGCGCTGGACCGAGAGCGTGTTGCGGGCGGTCTCGGTGCCCGACCACCTGCCCGGGCTGATGGCCTGGATCACCCGGGTACGGGACGGCCTCGACACCGCGGACACCGACTACCCGTTCCTGCTCTACGGCACCGACTGGCTGGCCTTCGCCCACCTCGTCATCGCGGTCGCCTTCTACGGTCCCTACCGTGACCCGGTCCGCAACATCTGGGTCGTCGAGTTCGCCATGATCGCCTGCGCCGGCATCATCCCGCTCGCGCTGATCTGCGGCCCCCTCCGCGGAATCCCCTTCTGGTGGAGCCTGATCGACATGTCGTTCGGGGTGTTCGGGGTGATCCCGCTCCACGTCGTACGGAGGAAGATCAAGCGCCTGGAGGCGATCGGCGTGCCGGCGTCCGCCGCGGCGTCCGCCGCCTGAAACCGGCCGCCGAGGCCAGTGAGGCCGACGAGGGCGCCGCGGCCCGCTACCGGCGCTCGATGCGCTCCACCAGCTCCGCGGCCATCGACTTGATGATCTCCAGCCCCTCGTGGCCCCAGGCGTGCGGGTCCTGGTCGACCGAGCAGATCGTGCCCAGCACCGTGCCCGTGCTGTCGATCAGCGGGGCGCCCAGGTAGGAGTGGATGCCGATCGCGTCGACGACGTGGTTGCCGGCGAAGCGCGGGAAGTCACGGACGTCGTCCAGCACCAGGGCCTTGCGCCGCCTGACCACGTGCGGGCAGAAGCCGATGTCGAGGTCGCGCGGCATCACCC comes from the Streptomyces sp. NBC_00820 genome and includes:
- a CDS encoding GAF domain-containing protein — encoded protein: MRHLLLPPQDPEAQARARRLRELGIEAEPVPEYDAFARELARRTGGCYAGVNFFVDEDRQYFAGLYSAASDTTVELASPLLEDPVPGRVMPRDLDIGFCPHVVRRRKALVLDDVRDFPRFAGNHVVDAIGIHSYLGAPLIDSTGTVLGTICSVDQDPHAWGHEGLEIIKSMAAELVERIERR
- a CDS encoding inositol monophosphatase family protein, with the translated sequence MSPNPEPEPPSAGFASEHRTAVAAAEEAGALLRSRFPDGFTARPKGERGDVVTDLDLAAERIVVDRIRRHFPHDRILAEESGELDGGGDGDRTWLVDPLDGSNNVVIGLPVYVVGIALCVDGAPMLGVVHDPTTTRTWSALRGGGAHGPDGRLGPPAGQPLSAAGPLLAWTQGHAVARDDPTCRALKHTLELHSRRLLQLWAPLVAWAMLARGEIDGFVGYRPEAIDLPAGALLAREAGAALRHLDGTEFDGGFGGPDTGRSFVAGRPEALPHLLDLVARSGVGPYPPGTAGHPHGGHRPDRSRGAGPLGGDLPPRPFP
- a CDS encoding TIR domain-containing protein; amino-acid sequence: MVARQIIPGDTGPLDFFISYSPADERWASWIAWTLEEAGYRTVLQAWDFVPGTNFVDFMDRGVSESAAVIAVLSRNYERSRYGRMEWQAALRADPDAPERRLLTVRVEDIPVEGLLATITYVDLVPVTDPAAARELLLTRVRQAVDGRARPALRPGYPGGGGPAAAPNAPSVPSVPTLPSVPSPGRPLGRPGWAGRRRPAASPSYPKATGQSDRERAAVTVLHLAGPAFGRGQEPAELQAAIWGDLVELTDAGAPAPDLLVVTGDLTASGSRREFEQALSFLTGLRALLGLEPHRVALVPGGQDVNQAACQAYFSTCEADEMPPRPPYWPKWRHFAGLFQELYQGLDVVFDSDQPWTLFPVPELRTVIAGLNSSMAYSHRRDDQYGLVGPEQAAWFAQALRPHEAEGWLRVGVLRHAPGTAGPAGARRAATSPDGAGPLRDTDVLTRLTAPRLHLLLHGPTGPGAPPALTTAAGEVPVIGAPGPGRHQLLRISRDGLTAWQGPGEPQRRPVRWRRAERAFGAEDTEGPDGTAPGGEADGPPRPEPEPRAVQTPAEVLLARVAEVCRTRHEGAQIRKVEGPVPQLLVTWSQSGFVRQQRVAVHTGTPSAPDIDRFVALVHAADSETEAELVHDGPPPARELRDGARRRGVRVRSFTEFQGLLDLRGYVDGQSERLRTDPRYPPGMYLPQRYREVERLDAEDRDGLVDEMLRLLDSDQGRFLLLLGDFGHGKTFALRELARRIPGELPHLVPLLVELSSLDRAYSFEGLVAAHLAAHGVDNIDLRAFRYMLQQGRIVLLFDGFDELVTQVTYDRAAERLQVLLDSAVDSAKIVVSSRTQHFRSQGQVLTALGERVGLLPHRRVLAVQEFTQRQIHAYLVNRYDGDEPAADRRLRLLDAIPDLLALCRNPRLLGFVADLDDDQLRAVAGAGRALSPAGLYQEVLTAWLGFEEQRAGGGPGRAPGLSLDQLWHAVTALALRLWESGQESLRLDELTDVAETLTGLAGTRLSVPQTAHAIGSGSLLVRSDEGLFRFIHGSVVEWLVARECAVRLTAGDDSLLTRRQLGQLAVEFLCDLADHRVCQAWAAARLGGSGDEAEAPAGGEEVGRVNAVKLLTRLRVPAHTDLRGAALAGEDLSHRDFSGVDLTRADLTDARLVGANLSGAVLRHARLTGARLDGADLTGADLRGADLRRARLIRTDLTGARVEGGRWRRAALISATTGPAGESPELAVAATAPGMAVDAGFRPSAVGVPYGFDMRTSRLPEPISYSPDGELLAVGSEDGGVLVCDADTGVALRTLEGHTGRVYAVKFRERVLATGSADGTVRLWDPVSGRCRHRLDIHPRGVWPVALDDDGQLLVTGDADGVVTVWDPATGRRLHRLPGHTAPVYTVAFGPGNRVLVTGDATTAVRLWDLTTGRRTGELPGHRGAVYRARFSPDGTLLATGDRGDGRQGGTVRVWDVATRTLRHEFTGHSGRVYTLDFHPGGRYLVSGDTDGEVRLWDLDTGTSAGLLGGCRGAVYQVLFDPDGTLLAAGDSAGVVRLWRIDQRGDPVAVPIGRQPAEHRGSVWVCKFRPHGGAPAPGTGPLLVTGGNDGVVRLWDSSTGQGRRILRGHGRRIGTLSFSADGSMLAAGGNDGVVRVWHSASGRRLRELTGQSDRLVSAAFGPAGPLLATASSDGDIYLWNAATGEYQRELDAETDHVWAEAFSADGELLATANDDDTVRLWYRGTGAHVATVTEHYGRVRAIAFRSDDAVLATGCDDRRVRIWDVAARRITAVLDGHTDRVYAVAFAPDGSWLASASWDGDAVIWRDGAVAHRLTGHTGKVWTAAAHPIRPLLATAGDDRTVRLWNPRTGQETAALTGHTGRVLAVVFSPDGSLLASGGEDGTVRLWDVPADAPPTLRATLVGLPGGWAALSPSGGYKYEGDVTGEFWHAVGMCRFEPGELDGHLPGLRQVPLDEALG
- a CDS encoding SLC13 family permease → MRFFLRLHVLDRVAIGLLAIGLLCVATGLLPTGQASDAMIRIAPLLAFLGTVIVLAELTSRAEVFDVLAVRVARVGRGSYPLLFLLCVAFASVTTIALNLDTTAVLLTPVMLALASRVGIAPVPLAMTTVWLANTASLLLPVSNLTNLLAANRVALSPVGLAGRMWAPQLAAIVVTMACLWLFFWREGRRGAPDAPDIPAADRSGAVAVPAPGPGAARTADGPRTADGGANNAGRYTPPEAHRAADPVLFRACALACAGFLLAILVADVPLWMASATAAAVVVAAFVFRDRAALRLSLIPWRLLVMVPGMFLVVEAVNAHGLHDLLASAIGDDGGTLGLFRAAAVGGGLSNVLNNLPVYLAGEAAVPVANHDQLLALLIGTNAGPVITPWASLATLLWYERCHAYGVRVPVARLMGTGAVLAVCAVAASVGALVLTR